One stretch of Mycolicibacterium fallax DNA includes these proteins:
- a CDS encoding cutinase family protein translates to MKIRRLGLAAAAAGLALAGLSTAAAAAEPSCADVHYIGAAGSGQRDGASLVANQGMGDVVYQSYQRLRSDLVSAGHTVSAEAVNYPAVPVPEDGGLGGWMDFMGSVRTGAEATGQQYWAYVERCPASKVVMAGYSQGAMVIHRNLHGLADSPQLAAVLLVADGDRIPTDTTIKMGSTALRAPGTRMGVAQEHHILAGTNTDTLPAALGARTISVCDVGDPVCDYDPDVSGSTATELAIHTGYAPAGSGLHAWNGPLYGLVAAELPTTLSFGPDAAAPAPDGTAPGAGTPAPGTATRLVVGTGS, encoded by the coding sequence ATGAAGATTCGTCGCCTGGGGCTGGCCGCCGCGGCCGCGGGGCTGGCGCTGGCCGGGCTGAGCACCGCCGCCGCCGCCGCCGAACCGAGCTGCGCCGACGTGCACTACATCGGTGCCGCGGGCTCCGGCCAGCGGGACGGCGCCAGCCTGGTCGCCAACCAGGGCATGGGCGATGTGGTCTACCAGTCCTACCAGCGGCTGCGCTCGGACCTGGTGTCCGCCGGTCACACGGTGTCCGCCGAGGCGGTGAACTACCCGGCCGTGCCGGTCCCCGAGGACGGCGGGCTGGGCGGCTGGATGGACTTCATGGGCAGCGTGCGCACCGGCGCCGAGGCGACTGGCCAGCAGTACTGGGCCTACGTCGAGCGCTGCCCCGCCAGCAAGGTGGTGATGGCCGGGTACTCCCAGGGCGCGATGGTGATCCACCGCAACCTGCACGGCCTGGCCGACAGCCCGCAACTGGCGGCGGTGCTGCTGGTCGCCGACGGTGACCGTATTCCCACCGACACCACCATCAAGATGGGCTCGACGGCGCTGCGCGCACCCGGCACCCGGATGGGCGTCGCGCAGGAGCATCACATCCTGGCCGGCACCAACACCGACACGCTGCCCGCGGCGCTCGGCGCGCGCACCATCAGCGTCTGCGACGTCGGCGACCCGGTCTGCGACTACGACCCCGACGTCAGCGGCAGCACCGCCACCGAACTGGCCATCCACACCGGGTACGCGCCGGCCGGCAGTGGCCTGCACGCCTGGAACGGCCCGCTCTACGGACTGGTCGCCGCCGAGTTGCCGACCACGCTGAGCTTCGGCCCGGATGCCGCCGCACCGGCCCCGGACGGCACCGCGCCGGGTGCCGGGACTCCGGCCCCGGGCACCGCCACCAGGCTGGTTGTCGGCACCGGCTCCTGA
- a CDS encoding aspartate aminotransferase family protein, producing the protein MTTTSARTLPTGQDIDAAIAEGRRAYELDRKHVFHSWSAQAQITPMTVLAAEGSYVWDGDGNRLLDFSSQLVNTNIGHQHPKVVAAIAAQAAKLCTVAPQYVNDARSEAARLVAERTPGDLNRVFFTNGGADAVEHAVRMARLHTGRHKVLARYRGYHGGTDTAVNLTGDPRRWPNDRGAAGVVHFNGPFLYRSSFYAQTEEQESQRALEYLDRLIEMEGPSTIAAIILESIPGTAGIMVPPPGYMAGVREICDRHGIMFIADEVMAGFGRSGKWFAIDHFDVVPDLMTFAKGVNSGYVPLGGVAISDAVAATFADRAYPGGLTYSGHPLATAAAVATLNAMQDEDMVANAARIGEQVLGPGLRELAARHPSVGEVRGVGVFWAIELVADRETREPLAPYGGTSAAMGAVVASCKANGLLPFANYNRIHAVPACNVTDAEAAEGLRILDIALGVADGYLG; encoded by the coding sequence ATGACGACAACCTCCGCCCGCACCCTGCCGACCGGGCAGGACATCGACGCCGCGATCGCCGAGGGGCGCCGGGCCTACGAGCTGGACCGCAAGCACGTGTTCCACTCGTGGTCGGCCCAGGCCCAGATCACGCCGATGACGGTGCTGGCCGCCGAGGGGTCCTACGTCTGGGACGGCGACGGCAACCGGCTGCTGGACTTCTCCAGCCAGCTGGTCAACACCAACATCGGTCACCAGCACCCCAAGGTGGTCGCCGCGATCGCCGCCCAGGCGGCCAAGCTGTGCACCGTCGCGCCGCAGTACGTCAACGACGCGCGTTCGGAGGCCGCCCGACTGGTCGCCGAGCGGACCCCGGGCGACCTGAACCGGGTGTTCTTCACCAACGGCGGCGCCGACGCGGTCGAGCACGCGGTCCGGATGGCCCGGTTGCACACCGGCAGGCACAAGGTGCTGGCCCGCTACCGCGGCTACCACGGCGGCACCGACACCGCGGTCAACCTCACCGGTGACCCGCGGCGCTGGCCCAACGACCGGGGCGCGGCCGGCGTGGTGCACTTCAACGGTCCGTTCCTGTACCGCTCGTCGTTCTACGCGCAGACCGAAGAGCAGGAATCCCAGCGGGCGCTGGAGTACCTGGACCGGCTGATCGAGATGGAGGGCCCGTCGACCATCGCGGCCATCATCCTGGAGTCGATCCCGGGCACCGCCGGGATCATGGTGCCCCCGCCCGGGTATATGGCCGGCGTGCGGGAAATCTGCGACCGCCACGGCATCATGTTCATCGCCGACGAGGTGATGGCCGGCTTCGGCCGGTCCGGGAAGTGGTTCGCCATCGACCACTTCGATGTGGTGCCGGACCTGATGACCTTCGCCAAGGGCGTCAACTCCGGGTACGTGCCGCTGGGCGGGGTGGCGATCAGCGACGCCGTCGCCGCGACCTTCGCCGATCGGGCCTACCCGGGTGGGCTGACCTATTCGGGTCACCCGCTGGCCACCGCGGCCGCGGTGGCCACCCTCAACGCCATGCAGGACGAGGACATGGTCGCCAACGCGGCCCGGATCGGCGAGCAGGTGCTCGGGCCGGGGCTGCGTGAGCTGGCGGCCCGTCACCCGTCGGTCGGCGAGGTCCGCGGCGTTGGGGTGTTCTGGGCGATCGAGCTGGTCGCCGACCGCGAGACCCGCGAGCCGCTGGCGCCCTACGGCGGCACCAGCGCGGCGATGGGTGCGGTGGTGGCCTCCTGCAAGGCCAACGGCCTGCTGCCGTTCGCCAACTACAACCGGATCCACGCCGTCCCGGCGTGCAATGTCACCGACGCGGAGGCCGCCGAGGGGCTGCGCATCCTCGACATCGCCCTCGGGGTCGCGGACGGCTACCTGGGCTGA
- a CDS encoding cytochrome P450: protein MTDFAATDYFTDGATAQDPYAYWEYLREQGPVVAEPHYGVVAVTGYAEVQAAFRDVESFSAVNAIGGPFPPLPFTPEGDDISAQIEAHRHEFPIFEHMVVMDPPEHDKARSLLSKLLTPRRLSENADYIWELADRQLDEFIANGRCEFLAEYGKPFATLAIADLLGVPEEDRDEIRRNLGAGNAPGSRVGALDHEPVGSNPLQYLDELFSGYIADRRENPGQDVLTGLATARYPDGSVPPLLEVVRPATFLFAAGQETVTKLLSSAVKVLCERPELQQRLRDDRDLIGPFIEESLRFESPTKIDFRLARKTTTLGGVRIPAGTTLMLCLGAANRDPRKFDNPNEFHADRRNVREHLAFGRGIHTCAGAPLARVEGRVTLNRLLDRMSDIRLDPANHGGAGDRHFGYEPTFLLRGLTELHIEFDAG from the coding sequence ATGACCGACTTCGCCGCGACCGACTACTTCACCGACGGCGCGACCGCCCAGGATCCCTACGCCTACTGGGAGTACCTGCGGGAGCAGGGACCGGTGGTCGCCGAGCCGCACTACGGGGTCGTCGCCGTCACCGGGTATGCGGAGGTGCAGGCGGCGTTCAGGGACGTCGAATCCTTCTCCGCGGTCAACGCGATCGGCGGGCCGTTCCCGCCGCTGCCGTTCACCCCGGAGGGCGACGACATCTCCGCGCAGATCGAGGCGCATCGGCACGAGTTCCCGATCTTCGAGCACATGGTGGTGATGGACCCGCCCGAGCATGACAAGGCCCGCTCGCTGCTGAGCAAGCTGCTCACCCCGCGCCGGCTCTCCGAAAACGCGGACTACATCTGGGAATTGGCCGATCGGCAGCTTGACGAGTTCATCGCCAACGGTCGGTGCGAGTTCCTCGCCGAGTACGGCAAACCGTTCGCCACCCTGGCGATCGCCGACCTGCTCGGGGTGCCCGAGGAGGACCGCGACGAGATCCGGCGCAACCTCGGCGCCGGCAACGCGCCCGGGTCCCGGGTCGGGGCGCTCGACCATGAACCGGTCGGCAGCAATCCGCTGCAGTACCTCGACGAGCTGTTCTCCGGCTATATCGCCGACCGCCGGGAGAACCCGGGGCAGGACGTGCTGACCGGTCTGGCCACCGCTCGGTACCCGGACGGGTCGGTCCCGCCGCTGCTGGAGGTCGTCCGGCCGGCGACCTTCCTGTTCGCCGCCGGGCAGGAGACGGTCACCAAGCTGCTGAGCTCGGCGGTCAAGGTGCTCTGCGAGCGGCCCGAGCTGCAGCAGCGGCTGCGGGATGACCGGGACCTGATCGGACCGTTCATCGAGGAGTCGCTGCGCTTCGAGAGTCCGACCAAGATCGACTTCCGGCTGGCCCGCAAGACCACCACCCTCGGCGGGGTGCGGATCCCGGCCGGCACCACGCTGATGCTCTGCCTCGGCGCGGCCAACCGCGACCCGCGAAAGTTCGACAACCCCAACGAGTTCCACGCCGACCGCCGCAACGTCCGGGAACACCTGGCGTTCGGCCGCGGCATCCACACCTGCGCCGGGGCGCCGCTGGCCCGGGTCGAGGGCCGGGTCACCCTCAACCGGCTGCTGGACCGGATGAGCGACATCCGGCTGGACCCGGCCAACCACGGCGGGGCCGGCGACCGGCACTTCGGCTACGAGCCGACCTTCCTGCTGCGCGGGCTGACCGAGCTGCACATCGAGTTCGACGCGGGCTGA
- a CDS encoding TetR/AcrR family transcriptional regulator, with the protein MSPASPKNAAGNARDRLLEATARIIREEGYAAATSRRVAAEAGVKQALVYYYFPTMDDLFVEVLRSGADAALARMRGLLTDDDPLQALWLINGDPRWSVLNTEFMALANHRKAIRAELKNYAERVRDIETAAVTLVLRANGMDLDRYPPVAVSMLIAQTARSLSNEAAVGVTAGHAELRALVEGQLAALRRPAPAVTAAD; encoded by the coding sequence ATGAGCCCCGCCTCGCCGAAGAACGCCGCGGGCAATGCGCGTGACCGACTGCTGGAGGCCACCGCCCGGATCATCCGGGAGGAGGGTTACGCGGCCGCGACGTCGCGGCGGGTGGCCGCCGAGGCCGGGGTGAAGCAGGCGCTGGTCTACTACTACTTCCCCACCATGGACGATCTGTTCGTCGAGGTGTTGCGCAGCGGCGCCGACGCCGCACTGGCCCGGATGCGGGGGCTGCTCACCGACGACGATCCGCTGCAGGCGTTGTGGCTGATCAACGGCGATCCCCGGTGGTCGGTGCTGAACACCGAGTTCATGGCACTGGCCAACCACCGGAAGGCGATTCGCGCCGAGTTGAAGAACTACGCCGAGCGGGTCCGCGACATCGAGACCGCGGCGGTCACCCTGGTGCTGCGCGCCAACGGGATGGATCTCGATCGCTACCCCCCGGTGGCGGTGTCGATGCTCATCGCGCAGACCGCGCGCAGCCTGAGCAACGAGGCCGCGGTCGGCGTGACCGCCGGCCATGCCGAGCTGCGCGCGCTGGTCGAGGGACAACTGGCCGCGCTGCGCCGACCGGCCCCCGCGGTCACCGCCGCCGACTAG
- a CDS encoding mycofactocin-coupled SDR family oxidoreductase: MAGRVEGKVAVITGAARGQGRSHAVRLASEGADIIAVDVCRPVTDTTAIPAATPDDLAETVDLVKGLGRRVVSAEVDVRDFDALRAAVDSGVEQLGRLDIVCANAGIGNGGATLDRTTEADWDDMIGINLSGVWKSVKAAVPHLIAGGRGGSIILTSSVGGLKAYPNTGHYIAAKHGVVGLMRTFAVELGQHSIRVNSVHPTNVNTPMFMNEGTMKLFRPDLESPGPDDMAVVARLMHVLPIGWVEPEDISNAVLFLASDESRYITGLPMTVDAGSMLK; the protein is encoded by the coding sequence ATGGCCGGACGCGTCGAGGGCAAGGTCGCAGTCATCACCGGGGCCGCGCGCGGCCAGGGCCGCAGCCATGCGGTCCGGCTGGCCAGTGAGGGCGCCGACATCATCGCGGTCGACGTCTGCCGTCCGGTCACCGACACCACCGCGATCCCGGCGGCCACCCCCGACGACCTGGCCGAGACCGTCGACCTGGTCAAGGGCCTGGGCCGCCGGGTGGTCAGCGCCGAGGTTGACGTGCGGGACTTCGACGCGCTGCGCGCCGCGGTGGACAGCGGCGTCGAGCAGCTCGGCCGGCTCGACATCGTCTGCGCCAATGCCGGCATCGGCAACGGCGGGGCGACCCTGGACCGCACCACCGAAGCCGACTGGGACGACATGATCGGCATCAACCTGTCCGGGGTCTGGAAGTCCGTCAAGGCCGCGGTCCCTCACCTGATCGCCGGGGGCCGGGGCGGCTCGATCATCCTGACCAGTTCGGTCGGCGGGCTGAAGGCCTACCCGAACACCGGGCACTACATCGCCGCCAAACACGGTGTGGTGGGGCTGATGCGGACCTTCGCCGTGGAACTCGGCCAGCACAGCATCCGGGTGAACTCGGTGCACCCCACCAACGTGAACACCCCGATGTTCATGAACGAGGGCACCATGAAGCTGTTCCGCCCGGACCTGGAAAGCCCGGGCCCCGACGACATGGCCGTCGTCGCGCGGTTGATGCACGTGCTGCCGATCGGCTGGGTGGAGCCCGAGGACATCAGCAACGCGGTGCTGTTCCTGGCCTCCGACGAGTCCCGCTACATCACCGGCCTGCCGATGACCGTCGACGCGGGCAGCATGCTGAAATAG
- a CDS encoding nuclear transport factor 2 family protein encodes MNSTDFQEISALLYRYARAVDGHDWDLYRSVFTAEATIDYRSAGAIAGSRDEVADWLAAGFAAIPMSMHYITNIEILSATADTASVRAMFYNPMQLPGMTELSYCGGYYHHELVRTGDGWRSRALREENLWFTNRPSGAS; translated from the coding sequence GTGAATTCCACCGATTTTCAAGAGATCTCGGCGCTGCTGTACCGCTACGCGCGCGCCGTCGACGGTCATGACTGGGACCTCTACCGCAGCGTGTTCACCGCCGAGGCCACCATCGACTACCGCTCGGCGGGCGCGATCGCGGGCAGCCGCGACGAGGTCGCCGACTGGCTGGCCGCCGGATTCGCCGCGATCCCGATGTCGATGCACTACATCACCAACATCGAGATCCTGTCCGCGACCGCGGACACCGCGTCGGTGCGGGCGATGTTCTACAACCCGATGCAGCTGCCCGGGATGACCGAATTGTCCTACTGCGGCGGGTATTACCACCACGAGTTGGTGCGCACCGGCGACGGCTGGCGCAGCCGGGCACTGCGCGAGGAGAACCTGTGGTTCACCAACCGCCCGTCGGGCGCTAGCTGA
- a CDS encoding lipid-transfer protein, with protein sequence MSGKVFVVGVGMTKFEKPGARDWDYPDMAREAGTAALADAGIDYREVQQAYVGYVYGESTSGQRAVYELGMTGIPVINVNNNCSTGSTALFLAAQAVRSGQVDCALALGFEKMQKGSLGSTYTDREQPMARHLMALSGLYEFAMPPAPYMFGAAGLEHMARYGSTAEQFAKIGVKNHQHSANNPYAQFQDVYTLEEVLASRQIYGPLTKLQCSPTSDGSGAVILAGEDFVDRHGLAGQAVEIIGQSMVTDLEHTFTAQSAITLVGADMTRAAATKVYDQAGIGPDDVDVIELHDCFSTNELLTYEALGLCPEGDGGKLVDAGDTGYGGRWVVNPSGGLISKGHPLGATGLAQCSELTWQLRGTADNRQVAGAKVALQHNIGLGGAVVVTAYRGLS encoded by the coding sequence GTGAGCGGCAAGGTGTTTGTGGTCGGCGTCGGCATGACGAAGTTCGAGAAGCCCGGTGCCCGGGACTGGGACTACCCGGACATGGCCCGGGAGGCCGGCACCGCGGCGCTGGCCGACGCGGGCATTGACTACCGCGAGGTGCAGCAGGCCTACGTCGGCTACGTCTACGGCGAGTCGACCTCGGGCCAGCGCGCGGTCTACGAGTTGGGCATGACCGGCATCCCGGTGATCAACGTCAACAACAACTGCTCGACCGGATCGACCGCGCTGTTCCTCGCCGCGCAGGCGGTGCGCAGCGGTCAGGTCGACTGCGCCCTGGCACTCGGCTTCGAGAAGATGCAGAAGGGGTCGCTCGGGTCGACCTACACCGACCGCGAACAACCGATGGCGCGGCACCTGATGGCGCTGTCGGGGCTCTACGAATTTGCCATGCCGCCGGCGCCGTACATGTTCGGGGCCGCCGGCCTGGAGCACATGGCGCGCTATGGCAGCACCGCCGAACAGTTCGCCAAGATCGGCGTGAAGAACCACCAGCATTCCGCGAACAATCCGTACGCGCAGTTCCAGGACGTTTACACCCTGGAGGAGGTGCTGGCCTCCCGGCAGATCTACGGTCCGCTGACCAAGCTGCAGTGCTCGCCGACCTCGGACGGCTCCGGCGCGGTCATCCTCGCCGGGGAGGACTTCGTCGACCGGCACGGCCTGGCCGGTCAGGCCGTCGAGATCATCGGCCAGTCCATGGTCACCGATCTGGAGCACACCTTCACCGCGCAGAGCGCCATCACCCTGGTCGGTGCCGACATGACCCGGGCGGCCGCCACCAAGGTCTACGACCAGGCCGGCATCGGTCCCGACGACGTCGACGTCATCGAGCTGCACGACTGCTTCTCCACCAACGAGCTGCTGACCTACGAGGCGCTCGGACTGTGCCCGGAGGGCGACGGCGGCAAGCTCGTCGACGCCGGCGACACCGGCTACGGCGGGCGCTGGGTGGTCAACCCGTCCGGCGGCCTGATCTCCAAGGGGCATCCGCTCGGCGCGACCGGGCTGGCGCAGTGCAGCGAACTCACCTGGCAGCTGCGCGGCACCGCCGACAACCGTCAGGTCGCCGGCGCGAAGGTCGCGCTGCAGCACAACATCGGCCTCGGCGGGGCCGTCGTCGTCACCGCGTACCGAGGACTCAGCTAG
- a CDS encoding L,D-transpeptidase yields MRTVVQSSLAVAVVVSTIASGSAGIEPAAASHPQLPAVRSISPDPGRPVGVGHPVVVSFQDPVGSRAAVQDAMAVASWPPRSGSYEWLDASTVQWVPDRYWPAHATVLLSVGGKKTQFSTGSAVIGVADISEHTFTVTIDGIGATADGMDATPGGTPDGIDPPGAIELPSPHHLPHAGEAGVLLASMGRPEYATPVGKYTVLAKQRDVVMDSSSVGIPKDHPDGYLLDVDYAVRFTHRGLFVHSAPWAVPSIGFDNVSHGCVSLIPAAAEWYFHTVNVGDPIIVQE; encoded by the coding sequence ATGCGGACGGTTGTTCAGTCGAGTCTTGCCGTGGCTGTGGTTGTCTCTACGATCGCGTCGGGCTCGGCGGGCATCGAGCCCGCCGCGGCCAGTCATCCGCAGCTGCCGGCGGTGCGGTCGATCTCGCCGGACCCCGGCCGGCCGGTCGGCGTCGGGCATCCGGTGGTGGTGAGCTTTCAGGATCCGGTGGGCAGCCGGGCGGCCGTGCAGGACGCCATGGCCGTGGCCTCCTGGCCGCCGAGGTCGGGCAGCTACGAGTGGCTCGACGCCAGCACCGTGCAGTGGGTGCCCGATCGGTACTGGCCGGCGCACGCCACCGTGCTGCTCTCGGTGGGTGGTAAGAAAACCCAGTTCAGCACCGGGTCCGCGGTGATCGGCGTCGCCGACATCTCCGAGCACACCTTCACCGTCACCATCGACGGCATCGGTGCCACCGCCGACGGGATGGACGCCACCCCAGGCGGCACCCCCGACGGCATTGACCCGCCCGGTGCCATCGAGCTGCCGTCGCCGCACCACCTGCCGCACGCCGGCGAGGCCGGGGTGCTGCTCGCCTCGATGGGCCGGCCCGAGTACGCCACCCCGGTCGGCAAGTACACCGTGCTGGCAAAACAACGCGACGTGGTGATGGACTCCAGCAGCGTTGGCATCCCGAAGGATCACCCGGACGGCTACCTGCTCGACGTCGACTACGCCGTGCGGTTCACCCACCGCGGCCTGTTCGTGCACTCCGCTCCGTGGGCGGTGCCCTCGATCGGGTTCGACAACGTCAGCCACGGCTGTGTCAGCCTGATCCCGGCGGCCGCCGAGTGGTACTTCCACACCGTCAACGTCGGCGACCCGATCATCGTGCAGGAGTAG
- a CDS encoding cupin domain-containing protein, translating into MGPRRIVTGIVDGRSTLISDGQVNTDAPKFWHELWTAGPDNPQGSAPDPAAVAADPNLDPGVTALRLIELPPYRVVLEMLAKIKQDVTDGAGFHATTTLDYVLMLDGPVELALEDGSTVQVNAGDVVVQQSAMHAWRNHNDHPVRMLAVMVGVPKP; encoded by the coding sequence ATGGGACCCCGCCGTATCGTCACCGGAATCGTGGACGGCCGATCCACCCTCATCTCCGACGGGCAGGTCAACACCGACGCGCCGAAGTTCTGGCATGAGCTCTGGACCGCCGGGCCGGACAATCCGCAGGGCAGTGCACCCGACCCGGCCGCCGTCGCCGCCGACCCGAACTTGGACCCGGGCGTGACGGCGCTGCGGCTGATCGAGCTGCCGCCCTACCGGGTGGTGCTGGAGATGCTGGCCAAGATCAAGCAGGACGTCACCGACGGGGCGGGCTTCCATGCCACCACCACCCTGGATTACGTGCTGATGCTCGACGGCCCCGTCGAACTGGCGCTGGAGGACGGCAGCACCGTGCAGGTGAACGCCGGCGACGTCGTCGTGCAGCAGTCGGCCATGCACGCCTGGCGCAATCACAACGACCACCCGGTCCGGATGCTGGCCGTGATGGTGGGTGTGCCCAAACCGTGA
- a CDS encoding SDR family NAD(P)-dependent oxidoreductase yields MTAADSPALRRYAGRRVLITGGGSGIGQACVHRILAEGARVVAADISEAGLADTVAKAGEHGARLSTVVLDVGDEPAVRRGVADAVETLGGLDTLVNAAGILRSAHLEQTTLADFERVLRINLTGTFLVTREAIAALRLGNGPSVVNFSSTSAQFAHPYMAAYAASKGGVLAMTHSWAMEFAKAGIRFNCVQPGSISSGMTDGSGASRQSVGPGLPEDVDFALFGKVAPMLAREGGAFFAAPDAVAGAVAMLGGPDAYFITGTEIRIDGGAHM; encoded by the coding sequence ATGACCGCAGCCGATTCGCCCGCCCTCCGCCGCTACGCCGGACGCCGGGTGCTGATCACCGGCGGCGGATCCGGCATCGGGCAGGCCTGCGTGCACCGGATCCTGGCCGAGGGCGCCCGGGTAGTCGCCGCGGACATCAGCGAGGCCGGGCTGGCCGACACCGTGGCCAAAGCCGGCGAGCACGGCGCGCGGCTGAGCACCGTGGTGCTGGACGTCGGCGACGAGCCCGCGGTGCGCCGCGGCGTGGCGGATGCCGTCGAGACGCTCGGCGGATTGGACACCCTGGTCAACGCCGCGGGCATCCTGCGCTCGGCGCACCTGGAGCAGACCACGCTGGCCGATTTCGAGCGGGTGCTGCGGATCAACCTGACCGGCACCTTCCTGGTCACCCGGGAGGCCATCGCCGCCCTGCGGCTGGGCAACGGCCCGTCGGTGGTCAACTTCAGCTCCACCTCGGCGCAGTTCGCGCACCCGTACATGGCGGCCTACGCCGCCTCCAAGGGCGGCGTGCTGGCCATGACGCACAGCTGGGCGATGGAGTTCGCCAAGGCCGGTATCCGGTTCAATTGTGTTCAGCCCGGGTCGATTTCGTCGGGCATGACCGACGGGTCCGGGGCCTCCCGGCAGAGTGTGGGCCCCGGCCTGCCCGAGGACGTCGACTTCGCGCTGTTCGGCAAGGTGGCACCGATGTTGGCGCGCGAGGGTGGCGCATTCTTTGCCGCACCCGATGCCGTCGCGGGTGCGGTCGCGATGCTCGGCGGACCCGACGCCTACTTCATCACCGGCACCGAGATCCGCATCGACGGCGGCGCGCACATGTAG
- a CDS encoding flavin monoamine oxidase family protein gives MQQDTVTTVAVVGAGLAGLSAARDLHRAGIDVLVLEAADRVGGRAMAVTTALGSRVDLGGQWLGHDHHRIIAAADELGLHRYPMRTQPLPRVLAGSRRLHPAGAAMLTAGLALAGVELLSRVGTPARWNTVTLDRWLSRVPGPTARRLLEVLAAVSWTADPDRLSVHAVATMLARQGGLRTILSTTGGAQESLLVEGIGTLADRLAEGLGPRIRLADPVTAISHTDDGITLHTRTGRVRATKTIITVPAPMAARIDFRPALPADRAAIGRASYMGSVYKALAIYPRPFWRGRHGAEFIVLDRPGRAVFDSGPPGGPGHLCVLVGGPEARELDALDPGTRRAALLTPLADYLGPELLEPADWQEKSWHRDEFTGGGYLAMPAPGSIAGFLPVDSAPIGDLHWAGTETAEEHPGYLEGALRSGARAAAEVIAALAR, from the coding sequence ATGCAGCAAGACACGGTCACCACGGTGGCGGTGGTGGGCGCCGGACTGGCCGGGCTCAGCGCCGCCCGCGACCTGCACCGGGCCGGCATCGACGTGCTGGTGCTGGAGGCCGCCGACCGGGTGGGTGGCCGGGCGATGGCCGTCACCACCGCGCTGGGCTCTCGGGTGGACCTCGGCGGACAGTGGCTCGGCCACGATCACCACCGGATCATCGCGGCGGCCGACGAACTGGGGCTGCACCGCTACCCGATGCGAACCCAGCCGCTGCCGAGGGTGCTGGCCGGATCCCGCCGGCTGCACCCGGCCGGTGCCGCGATGCTCACCGCGGGCCTGGCCCTGGCCGGCGTCGAACTGCTCTCGCGGGTGGGCACCCCGGCGCGGTGGAACACCGTCACGCTGGACCGCTGGCTGAGTCGGGTGCCGGGGCCGACCGCCCGGCGACTGTTGGAGGTCCTGGCGGCGGTGTCCTGGACCGCCGACCCCGATCGGCTCTCGGTGCACGCGGTGGCCACCATGCTGGCTCGTCAGGGTGGCCTGCGCACCATCCTGTCCACCACCGGCGGGGCGCAGGAATCGCTGCTCGTCGAGGGCATCGGGACACTCGCCGACCGACTCGCCGAGGGCCTCGGGCCGCGGATCCGGCTGGCCGACCCGGTCACCGCGATCAGCCACACCGACGACGGCATCACGCTGCACACCCGCACCGGCCGGGTCCGCGCGACCAAGACCATCATCACGGTGCCCGCCCCGATGGCGGCCCGGATCGACTTCCGCCCGGCGCTGCCCGCCGACCGGGCCGCCATCGGGCGAGCGAGCTATATGGGCTCGGTCTACAAGGCGCTGGCGATCTACCCGCGGCCGTTCTGGCGCGGTCGCCACGGCGCGGAGTTCATCGTGCTCGACCGGCCCGGCCGGGCGGTGTTCGACTCCGGCCCGCCCGGCGGCCCCGGTCACCTGTGCGTGCTGGTCGGCGGCCCGGAGGCCCGCGAACTCGACGCGCTGGACCCCGGCACCCGCCGGGCCGCGCTGCTCACGCCGCTGGCCGATTACCTTGGCCCCGAGCTGCTCGAGCCCGCGGACTGGCAGGAAAAGTCTTGGCACCGCGACGAATTCACCGGCGGCGGGTACCTCGCGATGCCGGCGCCGGGCAGCATCGCCGGGTTTCTGCCGGTCGACTCGGCACCGATCGGCGACCTGCACTGGGCCGGCACCGAGACCGCCGAGGAGCACCCCGGCTATCTGGAGGGCGCGCTCCGCTCGGGTGCGCGGGCCGCCGCAGAGGTCATCGCCGCGTTGGCGCGGTAG